ccgggcggacgtcctcctactccagacgctcgctctctgctccaagccgggcggacgtcctcctactccagacgctcgctctctgctcCAAGCCGGGGGGtcgggtacctgctaaaggcactccgacgctcaagtcagtaatatgacaaaGCGTTCtataatgcatgcatgtgttgcgttctaagcaatctgtctagaaatcatacctgagacctttatttatactgattgtaatgggcttttaccttttgggagcctggaaacggcccaataataccttaatcttcattaaggacttTAATGTGTCATTAGCATTTAACCGTGTAATCAACAAAGTGAGGGTCGGTTGGGCGGGCGTCCGGTTCATGAATGATGGGAAACCCGTCCCTGATTCTTGGGCGGACGTGCCACCTTGGGCGGACGTGCCAACCTTTGGCGGACGTCCGCTTCCTAAATGATTGGCCGCTCGGTGGACGTTCGGTCCAGATTCTTGTGCGGACGCTCCACCTTGAGCGGACGTCCAATCTCGGGCGGACGTTCTACTTTGGGTAGGCGTCCGGTTCTGAATGTCTGCACGCTCGGTCCAGAttattgggcggacgttccacctTGAGCGGACGTCCAATCTCGGGCAGACGTTCTACTTTGGGTAGGCGTCCGGTTCTGAATGTCTGCACGCTCGGTCCAGATTATTGGGCGGACGTGgcaaccttgggcggacgtccgcTTCCTAAATGATTGGCCGCTCGTTGGACACTTGGTCCAGATTCTGGAGCGGACGTTCCACCTTGGACAGACGTCCAATAAGTTGGGAGGACGTATCAGTACACTTACTTATTTTaagtttgaaataattttactttaagacattttaataaaaactgtttattgtacttttttaacaattttgttttGCGGTCCACacaatattaaatcatttttaagaaATACATACTctatttagtatatatatatatatatatatatatatatatatatatatatatatataatagaggTGGCAAAAGAAGTGTAAAATGTGTTGGCccattgaaaattttaatttataaaaagcaAGTCAATGGACTAAcggtattaatttttttgtcaactttttttattaattttagaaaaaaaaatataatatttatagtgattaatttaaacatcaatttataaacttaaaattattgatatttataatagtttctattataaataaaaagtataattgaTTTGTGAGCTAGATTCTAAATTAATCTCTAACATCACTTATTAAGAATTTGGCTACTAAcaattagtatataaaataaattgtaaaagtaaATTATCTCTAAGTGAGTTAAATTACTTACCCACTAATCTATGTTGGATCCAATTGGGTTATAAAATATGACTCACCAAAAATTGAGTTGGTTgacctaatatttttttttgtcaaccTATGTTATGGTGAACTAACTCGTATAAACTGGGTTGGTTTATTGTTTCATCTTATATCGGGTGTTATTGGATTATTTATCAATGTTTAGTTTCATGCATGATATATACATACCTCAGTGTGGAacacacaaaatatatatacattggTGTGAGAGGATGTAACACTTTGTaagattaagttaaatttaaagtctactttttaacactactaaaaataattaaattaacaaatatttgaccatatacaatttattaaggtttaatacatcatttggtccctacttttagggttttggttcaaagtaatcctaccttttaaaaaagttcagtaagaccccatatttcgttaaaaaatgttcaatctggTCCTTTCCGCtcacgccgttaaaaacataacggtgcaaatgcCAGCGTGACATCTCATAAGCACGTGGCACATGTTAATAGGtggacttaaatgattttttaatttaaaaaaaattcaatgtcacatcatcatcaccatctccaaacaaaccctaatttctctccaagaaaccTTAGTCGCCGCACCATCCAGCGCCGTCACCGCCATCCTCGTCGGCAGCCGTCCTCTCCAATGCATCACACGCCACCACCAAAGCTATGCGACGAGAACGTGAGAAACCCTAGGTCTCCACGATTTTCTTGCAGGTCTGAATGTGGTTGCAAGTGGATGCAAACAGCGGCGCGATTAGTGGTGGAGAAGATTGGCGATTCGCAATCTACAGCAGCTGGTAATTTGGCTGGTGGTTAGTGGTGGAGATTGGACGACAGTGTTGTTGGCGCGACGACGATTTGGCTGGTGCGAGggtgaaaatgatgaagattggTGGGCGTGACAAAGCAAGGGATCGCGGTGGGTGGTGGCGCGAGAACGAAGGTGAGATGCGAAGTGATGGAGGTGCAACATAAGGGAGTAGACACTTTGGTAGTGGCACGTGATGTGTTGGAGATGACGGTTGCCGGCGAGGATGACAGTGACGATGCTGGATGGTTCAGCGGCTaggatttcttagagagaaatTAGGATTTGtctggagatggtgatgatgacgtggcatttgcaccgttatgtttttaacggcgtgaGCGGAAAGAAccggattgaacattttttaacgaaatatgggaTCTTACTAAACTTTTTTAAGAGGTAGGATTACTTTAAACCAAACCCCTAAAacagggaccaaatgatgtattaaaccatTTATTAACAAACATGCAACGTTAAGATATAAAAGTAAAGAtaacttaattttatgtttgaatttaGAATTATAAATAAGTATGTTCATTTATAacctttaattatttttgtctattaGCAATAAAGAATCAATATAATTTAGcgtttaattattaattgtagttatgaaattaatgtaaaaatacaaCAGAAATTAATTGTTAAACTGACATACAGTAATTTTAATTGTTAACCAAATTTAACGTCAAGAGTGCACATATTACCTATGTTTGGTCCACAACAAATATGTATTTCATTTTCTACATTGATTTATTATTGTAACTACTGAAATAGAGTTATAAAGTGAACCTTACCTAAAATGTTGGATTGTAATGACTAGGGTGCTAGAGGGTCTCACAAAAGTTGACTCATGGTGGATGTAGAATTTCTTAAGAAGCTCATGGTTTCATGGAAAGGAAtggttaaaaacaaaaaagtttcttatgaatataataataattgtgaTATTCATATACCACATTCTAATTGAAATAGTGTTATAAGTGTCATACGTACTATATACGTgtgaaagtattatttttcaaaatcataaCCCTATTTTGTCAAAGGACATGTCACGAGCACAACTTCTTTTTTTACTCTTtagaattttgatttttatgagtttatgaatatattaaaaacacagataacttttgaaattttaatagattaattaaagtttttaataaaataaagatctCTTCATGTGATAAATCATCTTTTTAACTTCTTAAATTAGAACATAAGTTGAAGAGACAGTAGAGATTAATTTATGGCAACCAAAGAATATTATAAACCCTAAGAGTACAAATCAAACATGTACAACATATGATAatcatttatttgatttaagGAACAACTTGTACAACATATGATTATCGAATACGAGACATTCTTAGAGATTGTTGGACGATGATTTTGGTAGTAGAAGGATTCCGTTGAAAGATGATAACATAACCATCGGCCATGTTATCCATTCCTTCAACAAATAATTGCCAAAAAGCTGCACCAGCACATGGTCCCCTCTGGCTAGCGCTGCCGTATACCCATTTGTAAAATTTTGCATACAATCGATCCCTTCTAGCATTGGTGAATCCTCGAAATGTTGCACTTAACCCAAACTCCGTAATAAGAATGGGCTTTCGTAGAACATTTTGTGCATCTTGAATATGCGTGCTAACCCATCTTTCAGTGAAGACATCTTGATGTGATTGGTTAAACCGCGCCATCCTGCAGCAGAAACCAACCATCAATTCACACATATATTGTAAAGTTTCCATATTTATCACagtgaaaaaatgaaaatatttattaccaTTCATCAGGGTAGGCATGAATGGAAGCATAATCGATTTCAGGAACTAGGTTGTTAGAAATGAAATCAGTTCCTGCATGGAGTCCATCAGGATTGATCAGTCCTCTTTCTGGCATTGAATTACCATAAAACCCTTCAAGCCCTACTTGCAGTAAGTGTTTGTTGTCAATGGACTTCACATAAGCAGCCATCTCACTCACCCAATCCTGTAAGTTAATAAACTTTCTTTTCATACATCAtaatcactttttttctttttacaatgaCAACACATAAAATTACCTGAACTTGTTTCCCGGAAAAGTCTGAAGAACGAGGTTCATTCATGAGCTCCCACGAAAAAATGGTGGGGTCATCCTTGTATAATAATCCAGTCACTGTATTTTTTCTTGTCAACACTGTCTGCATTagataaagtaattaattagaatatttttatagtGCAGaggtattttattttacattatcgtttaatgaaaaatgataataGTTGAGAATGCATGTGCATATTTATGGTTGTTATACCTTGACATGATTTTTGTAGAATTGCTTAGTGAGGGGATTAGAGAAGAAGTCATCCTCAGTTCTTACGCTCTGACCACGTTGTTTTGCCCATTGAACATACtgattctttccaccaccagcTTTCCAATTATCTACCAGGCTTAGAATCAATCGTATGCCATATTTTCCTGCTTCTGATATCACAGCATCCAATGCCTGCAAACCATGCAAGGTgacatctttaaaaataaaaaaactgcaAAGTATGTGTGAATGAAGAGCTCAAAGATATATAGTTAAGGGGAGTAACGATACAGTACCCTGAAAACATTCTCGTCGTAAATACCAGGTGAAGTTTGAAGGGCTTTGTAACCTCCATCATTGAATGCCCATGTTCTTGCTAAGTTTAAACCATGTTTGGAAGCTTCTTGAAAAACTGTAGTGACCTTAGAACTTGTAGATGGGTCGGCTGCAAAAATCATTAGCCAATATGCATTGAATCCGTTGAAGTAGTGTGGCTTCCCATTTAGGAAAAAACGGGTGCCATTTCGTTTGATGAAATCGTTAGGTCTTTGGGCAACTAttctttcttcagcaatatcaATGCAATTCACGTATAGACTGATGCACAAGATCATCATAAAACTCATCAAGACCAAGTTTTGAAACCCCATGATTTCTTCCCAAACCCCAAAACCCAAAAGCTAAACTTGCAcaaccaaatcaaaattaaagatAGAGAAAATGAAGCATTGGTTTTAGAAGATTATGGATTTTGATAAAACAAGAACGTTAGGATGGAGTTTAAATAGATGTGGAAACCTATATAGGACAAAAGTTACTTATATCATTTCTGTGCTCCTTACATTATTTCTGTGGCCCCTGCATCATACTTTTAATAAACACGTACAAATAGTCACAAAATTCAAAGGAGGTTATAGAAATTTTATGACATTTTACtttatgtctttttttaatgaaaattgtttatagaaattttttaaGCATTCTTTTTTCGGTCCTCgcaatattaaataatttttaagaaacaacATAGTCTAGGACATATTCAACAGGAGTGATAAAAGGAAGGGTGTTTCAGCATTTCCATCCCTTTCATTCTATACCTCTAGAAATACCCTGTAATTAATGAAAGTGATTATGCATTAATTTTTGTTCGTTGAGAAATTCTGTGCATAGTGTTAAAAACCTTAAATTTGTCTTGAATATATATTTCGAAACCCTACCCTCACCCCATTTCATTCATTATAAACCCTGCACCCCATTTATTTGAATCTGTTCTTCTcttctatttaatatttatttgaatttgttcttttcttctattttaatatttatttgaatttgttcttctcttctattttaattagatacttattcattcttaaaaaataatttgtataaatttattaaatttaataaaaatatttaaaaaaaaataaaaattgatatgaaaatgTGTGTATCGAATATGAAAATCCGATACTTTTCTATTCAGATTTCCATATTCGATGCTTTTATGTGGTGTTGTGTTTCATATCCGCTGTTTATGTTGGTATCCGATGCATTTTCTTCGTATAGATGCATGTTGTTTTTCATATCCGATGCTCATCAATTAAATTCACTACTAAGGTTTTCATATGTTGTGTTATGTTGTGTAACCTTACCTAAATCTTATTTAACTAAATAGCAAGTGACACCACCAAAACATGTGATTTGGTCATGTGAAAATTTACTAAATATCGGTATAAAATATGGTTTAGAAGATAAATTAGCATCAGACATTATATACTGATGAAACCACCTTAGAAACCTTAGTAGTGATTATTCTAGTGAAAAAATGGACCAGGAATCTCTCAGCAAACATacagaaattttaaataattacaaacaagtaattttaattcaaaaaaaagtaattaattaaaatatttaaataattataaatatttaaagtaacaaaatatcttaaaactatcaaaatttaaaaaactataaaacaaattaaacattaaataattgaaaacaataaaatttaatcaatttaattaattcattaatatattattacaaattaaaaaaaataaatattataaaattcaaaaatattataattaatattaaatatttacaaactaaattatttcattcaaattaaatataattaattaaaattttaatataaataattaattatttaaaataaaaaacaattaaatttattttttatcaacagGTTGGTAGGTGGAAAACTCTTACTTGATCCGGTAAATTTTGTGGGTAGCCCGCGGATCCAGATTTGTTTTGtcaattctaaaatttaatagaggtttttacaattatttcttaaataatattttgttgtcTCCATATTACTTGTAGTCCTCTTGTAgctattataattttacatcatttttaataaatagataatGAATTTAATTCTGATAATGTGTtgtgttggaacaatcggtaccgttatagagttgtGCAGCGGAATAACTTATAAAGCGGAAGGCGTGTTCGGTCAAACTCTTAATAAGATGATcctttttagaaatttaattttcttagagacaaatttccaaacagttgatgtgcataaaacagtaATCAGTATAGAGAATAGAAAAAATCACACAAgcaatttttatcctggttcgattcaaaagaatctacgtccagttgttaatcactataaaaagtgattaacgttttcactaaaattagtTTCACAAGTTTACAATAGAgtaaatgaaacaaaaagaaagataaaaccttccttcgaacgaacgaaccggaagaacaacaactttgccaacttgaagagaaccgctccgacctttgacccacaaagtgcgagcttctccttttcacaagaccaggcaatgcaatgaactagcttttggaacttcctcagatcacactgtattctcaaaagcttTTCGTTCaactatctttttctttttttaatcttcACAGAAAAACCACTATATAACCAGCTGCTCTgaatatctaaggttaagtttcaactgccacgaataatcgattattgtaagtgataatcgattattcaagtccgttacagggttttcaaaatgtgataatcgattatatgatgtgataatcgattattcctgtatgactctgtgataatcgatt
This sequence is a window from Vigna angularis cultivar LongXiaoDou No.4 chromosome 2, ASM1680809v1, whole genome shotgun sequence. Protein-coding genes within it:
- the LOC108328418 gene encoding mannan endo-1,4-beta-mannosidase 4; protein product: MGFQNLVLMSFMMILCISLYVNCIDIAEERIVAQRPNDFIKRNGTRFFLNGKPHYFNGFNAYWLMIFAADPSTSSKVTTVFQEASKHGLNLARTWAFNDGGYKALQTSPGIYDENVFRALDAVISEAGKYGIRLILSLVDNWKAGGGKNQYVQWAKQRGQSVRTEDDFFSNPLTKQFYKNHVKTVLTRKNTVTGLLYKDDPTIFSWELMNEPRSSDFSGKQVQDWVSEMAAYVKSIDNKHLLQVGLEGFYGNSMPERGLINPDGLHAGTDFISNNLVPEIDYASIHAYPDEWMARFNQSHQDVFTERWVSTHIQDAQNVLRKPILITEFGLSATFRGFTNARRDRLYAKFYKWVYGSASQRGPCAGAAFWQLFVEGMDNMADGYVIIFQRNPSTTKIIVQQSLRMSRIR